The genomic region GCATGTCGCGAAAACGGAGCTCACATTCCTCGAGCTGGATCCGACGATTGATAGCGCCCGGCGCCTCATTCCATTGATTTACGGAACAAACAAAAATTACTTTACTACTCAGTTAGAGCCTGCGGTCACACCTTCATTTCCAGCAGGCGAGGTAGCCGATCGCTGGCATCGCCTGATTCAAAATCCGACCTTGACAACATGCGACGACCGCATGTCCGCCATCGAAGTGCAAGTCATGGGGCCAGTGGGGCTTATCGACTCGTTGCTTTACGTTTCCCTACCATCTGAGCTTCTCGAAGATCCCGAAATCAGATCAACCATTTTCACCGAATGGAAATGTGACCCGCTTCCATACGACGTTTATCATGCAGCTCCCCCTATCGAATACTATTCCGACATTAGGCGTGCCGTAAGGGAGCAGTATCTACGGACTCACCGGATATGAACGCTTCCCAACAACACGAACTAGTCGGGCTATATCGTGCTCGCCATGAGCCTCCGGGGTTTGCTATTTGTATTTTTTCAAACGATTCAGGGGTGCTTTGTGTGCAAGAAGCATCTGATGCAGGTCTCGTTACGAGATTTTTCCCGTGTGATGCAGATCGGGATGAATTGCAAGCGGGACCAATCGGCGGGATTGGGTATCAAACTGTTTATTCTGAGATTGGCTCAGAAATGCTGTTCAGCTTTCAACGGACTGACGGTGAGTTCGTGATCGGAAAGAGAACCGCTGTCGAAACGGTTGTCCGAGATGAGTTGATCAATCTTTGGAGGTTTCCTTTCATTTACGCAGAGGCGGCAAGGTTTATCGGCGACCAGGAGGCCATTCTTAAGGCGGAGAAGGCAACCGCACGTCTTCTCAAAAATCCCCGATCTGAACGCAAGGAATTGGGTCCGTTTGTCGCAGGGGAGTCAAACCGCAAAGACCTCCAACTCGACGAGAAGAATCACGTAGAAGAACCGCTATTGGAGCATCTTGCCAAGCTGGACTGGACCGTGCTCCGGCTGGAGATGCACTCCCAGACCGCGGCCGAAACGGGGCGGCGGGACTTCTCCCAAGTGGTGCTGGAGAAGCGCCTCACCGACGCCATTGTCAGAATCAACGATTGGATCGAGCCGGATCAGGTGGAGGAAGTGGTGCGGCGCTTGTGCGATTTTCAAAGTCCGTCGCTCATCGAGAGCAACAAGCAGGTTCTGACGTGGATCACCGAAGGCATCGGCGTTGCTGAGAACAGGAAGGCCGGCGAGCCCAGCCCGACGGTGCGGATAGTGGATTTCTCTCCCAATTCCACCAAGAACGACTGGCTGGCGGTGAGTCAGCTGAAAGTGAAGATTCCAGGTCGAGACCAGCATATCATTCCGGATGTGGTGCTTTTCCTGAACGGGCTCCCCATCGTGGTGATCGAGTGCAAGAGCCCGAAGGTCGAGGAACCCATCGCGGAAGCAATCGACCAGCTTCTCCGTTACAGCGAACAAAGGGGCGCGACCGGCGAAGGCAACGCGGCACTGTTCTTCTACAACCAGTTCGTGGTGGCAACCTGTCGCGAACAGGCGAAGTTCGGCACGATCACCACGCACACGGAACGGCACTTTTACCGCTGGAGCGATCCTTGGCCGTTCTCGTTGGATGAGGTGGCTGAACAAACCGCCAAGGAAGGCTCGGCCGGATCTCCCTGCGATCAGGCCCGGCTTACCGCCGGGATGTGTGCGCACAAGAACCTGCTTTCGCTGCTGCAATCCTTCACCCTCTTCACGACGGATGCCCGGGGACGCACCCGGAAAGTGGTGGCTCGCTACCAGCAATTTCGCGCCGTTCACAAGGTGCTTGAACGCATGACCAATGGCGAGACCCCCGCCCAACGTGGTGGAATCGTCTGGCATACGCAGGGATCGGGGAAATCGCTGACGATGGTATTCGTCGTGCGGGAGCTTCGACGCCGGAATGCCTTACTTGATTGGAAGGTGGTGTTTGTGACCGACCGGACGCAGTTGGAAGAACAATTGAGCGAGACGAGCCAGAGCATCGGGCAGACAGTCGTTGCGGCAGAGAATATCTCGCACCTCAAAGAATTGATTCGTGACCCATCCTCCAATTGCGTCATGGCGATGGTGCAGAAGTTTCAGGAACGAGATCTGAAGGCGATTTTTCCCGTCCTGAACGCGAGCCCGAAGATCCTCATCATGATCGACGAGGCGCACCGAACTCAATACGGGCTGCTCAAAGCGAATCTGGAGCGGGCCATGCCCAACGCGACCAATGTCGCCTATACCGGCACTCCGATCGAAAAGACGGAGCGGACATTCGGTGCCTACATCGATTACTACACGATGCGGCAGGCGCAGGAGGACGGTGTGACTCTGGAGATCGTGTATGAAGGTCGCACCCACTCCGCGAGCGTCTCTGACGCGAAGGCAATGGACGCCAAGTTCCAGGATGTCTTTTCCGAATATCGGCTGGATGAACGCCTGCAGATTCTCGGCCACGGAACTCGTGATGCGTATCTTGACGCGAAGACCACCATCGAGGCCAAGGCTCGCGACATGGTGCGGCACTTTGCGCGACAAGTGTTTCCAGGAGGCTACAAGGCTCAGGTGGTTGCCAACTCGCGTATCGCTGCGGTGCGCTACGCTGAGGCCTTGAGGGAGGCGATAGCAGAAGAGGTGAAGTCTCTGGCGGAGGACAATCCCCTCCAGGTGAACGCCGATGAACTGAACGCCGTGGAGGTGGCTTTGGTCATTACCTGGGGGAACAATGACGAGGCCGAGATCAAGGACGCGATGCGAAACGTGGACATCGAAAAGTCGGTGAAGCGATTCAAGATGCCCTTCGAGGCCGAAGAGAACTCTGGAGGCGAGACCCTCAATGGGCGGATCGGCATAGTGGTGGTGACAGAGATGTTGGTCACGGGCTTCGATGCGCCAGTCGAGCAGGTGCTCTACCTCGACCGCGTGATCAAGGATCATGGATTGCTTCAGGCCATCGCACGGGTGAATCGCGTGTATGACGAAGGCAAGGACTGCGGGTTTGTCGTCGATTACGTCGGAGTGGGCAACAACCTGCGCAAGGCGCTCGATGCATACGCTCAGAAGGAGCAGCAGGAAGTGATCGAGTGCCTGACGCCAGCCTCGGAATTGATCGGGGATCTCAAACAGGCCTTGGATGAGACTCTGGAGATCCTGGCCAGGAATGGCTTGTCGGACACAACCGAGACAGAGGCATTTTACGATCTATTCTACGATGAAGACATCCGCTTCGAATACCTGACGGCGTTTCGGAAGCTGACGCATGCCTTCAACAAGGCGCTGCCAAGAGCCGAGGCGCTCGACTATTTCCATACCTACCAACGCCTCGGGGCCGTGAACGAACTCGCCAGCCAGTTCTTGAAGGACGACCGGCTGAGTATGAAGGGCGTTCCGAAGAAGCTGAGGGCGATCACCGACGAGTTTCTGGAGTCCCAGGGCATCGAGCAGAAGGTCGCACCGATATCGGTGTTCGATCCTGAGTTCCAGAAACAGGCTGCACAACGCAACCGCTCCAAGACTAAAGCGGCCGAGGTGGAACACGCAGTTCGTCACCACATCGAAGTCAATTACGATGAGGATCCTGAGCTCTTCGCTTCATTCGCCCAGGAGCTGGAGCGCATCTTGCAGGAGTTCGCAGGAAATTGGGACGCCATCTGGAAAGAAATGGAGAAGCTCCGCCAAAAGCTCATGGCGAAGGAGCAGGAGGAAACTCATGGGCTGGATCGGAAGCGCGGGATGCGGATTTTCCGAATCATCAAGGCCGAGCTCTTTGGGGAAACGCCACCAGACGAGGAGCAGATCGCCAAACTGGTGAACTTGACTCAGCTGGTTTTCCAGACAGTCCAAACTGAAGTTCGACAAGCTGGTTTCTGGGGCGCGCCCGCAAAACAGGCTCGGTTAAAAGGAGAGTTACAGAAGATTCTGATAGGTGAGGATTTTGTGAATTTCGGTCCAATGTGGGACAAGAAGGCCACCATTATTTCCCGTATCATGGAGTGGGCGCGGCTAAACCACAAACTGGTGATTAGACCATGACGTTGAAATATGAGGTGGTTCGCTCTGCGCGAAAGTCCATTCAAATCACGGTCGAACGTGATCGAAAAGTTGTCGTCCGCGCTCCGAAACAGGCCAGCGAGAATTCTGTTCTAGCTGCAGTTGAAAGTAAGCGATATTGGATCTGGCAGAAGCTACGCGACCCTCACAAATATCCCGACCCAGCACCGAGAAAAGAATATGTCACCGGTGAGACATTCCTTTTTCTTGGGCAACATTATGGCCTTACTCTGACTCACGACGCTAGTGGAGAGGTGAAGTTATGTGGTAAGAACTTTCAGATGGCAGTCTCCGATAGGACTAGCGGCGACACTCTCTTCCGGAATTGGTATCTTGCTGAGGCTAGGAGAAGAATGGGACCTCGAATCGCATCGTTAGCTACAGAGATGGGCGTCGATTTCTCCCGGATCTGGGTCCGTGATCTAAGGTATCGCTGGGGATCATGCACGCCAAGAGGAACACTTTCGTTTAATTGGAGAATAATCCAAGCTCCGATGATCGTGGTGGACTACCTAATTGTTCATGAACTCGCTCATGTGCTGGAACCAAACCACTCACAAGATTTCTGGAATATTGTGGCTGTTCATGTGCCAAGTTGGCAAAAAGCCCGAAACTGGCTAAAACTGCATGGAGCTCAACTAGAGTGGTGATGTGCTGTTCTCGCGTTGGTAGTCGAGGTGATACTGATGCAATCAGAGGATTTTCGTGTGATTTTCTAGAGATCACAGAAAGATTCATTGCATGTCTATTCTTCTAAACTTTCCCCATTCAGCCCCATTTTGCCCCGAATTTGGTTCAACATGTAAAACTCATCAATTGTAAGTCTTTGATCATCAACAATGAGAACTAGACTCAAAATCTGGTTCCTTCGGGAGTGTGGGTTCGACCCCCACTCTGGGTACCATTAAAGCCTCGCAAGCAGCGGGGCTTTTTTGTGGCAATTTACATTTCAGGCAGATTGCGGGGGGGGGCGCCTTCCGCCTATGCTACGGCTACGGCGGGACATGTCGGTGGTCCGGTTCTGCGCAGTGCGCGGCCTGATTCTCTGCGTGGGCTTTCCGTCAGGAGAAGAATACTACCGGCATAAACAACGCTCCGGTAATAGCGTCCGTTTTTATGCTTACTCTTCACGATTAGAAAGCGGTTTTCGGAAGTGATCTCCGTAATGTTTTCGAGGGAGACCTGCTGGTCCTCGGCGACGATTTTCATCGGATATTATGCATACTTATCCGGGAGAATTCGATGAAATTACTTTCCATTTGAGGGATATCTGTAAACGATGTCATACATGTCCCGATCCATCAAAGATGTTGCCCGATTGGCTGGTTGTTCCATTTCGACGGTATCGAGAGTGTTATCTGGTAACGGGTATATCAGTGAGGAATCCCGCCGGAAAGTGGAAGCTGCGGCGAAGCAGTTGAATTATCGGCCAAACCGTGTCGCGCGCAGTCTGAGGGCCCGCCGGTCAACGGTGATCGGACTGCTGGTTTCTGATATACGAATGCCGTTCTTTGCGGAGGTCAGTTCGTCGATTGAGCGTACGGCGATGGCCAATGGATATACTGTTTTAATTTGTAGTACGGAGGAGGACGAGCGTAAGGAAGCGCTTTATCTGGAACTGATGCAGGAAGAGCAGGTGGCGGGAATTGTTTTTTCGCCGACCTGCTGGAAAAACAAGTCGATCGATTTCAGCGCCTTGCCCCCAGTTGTTTGTGTCGACCGCAAGATGGCGGACGTGAAGTTGGATTCCGTTTTGGTCGATAATGCGGATTCCTCCAAGCGTTTGGCTGAATGCTTGGTCGAGGGCGGCTACCGCCGTGTGGCAGGCATCTTTGGTGGGAGCAACAGCTATACCACCAGCACGCGTGTCGAGGGCTTTAAGGCGGCCTTTGCCGGGAACCCGTCACTCTTGGCCAAGGTGTATCAGTCCGCTCCGACCGAAGAGGCGGGGGCCAAGCTGGTGCGACAGGCCTTGGAGGAAGATCCGGAAGTCGATGCCTTTTTTTGTGGGAATGCCTTGATTGCCAGTGGCGCGTATCGTGAGCTTCGTCTGGGGGGGCGGCGCAAGCCCTCTGAATTCGGCTTCGTTAGCTTTGACGATCCGTCCTGGGCGAGTTTTGTGGAGCCCGCGGTCACGGTGATCCGGCAACCGGCGGCCTTGATCGGTGAAGCCGCGACCGATCTCCTGCTCAAGCGAATTGAAGACCCCGAGCGTCAGGTCAGCGAGATGATTTTGCGTGGTGAGCTGATTGTGCGCGAGTCGGCTTTGGGGCCACGCTAGCTAAGTCGAGATTGCGGCCATTCCTGCGCTTCGACCATTCGGCACGCTCATGACAGGCGCGCTCAGGACCGGCCAGGATAATGCTTACAACACTGTCGAGGTCGGCAGAATGATTTTAGGCAGAATGATGCTTACAACGGCGCTTTGGGAAACAGAATGATTACTGACAGGATCATTCCTACAACCGTGTGGGTGAGGCAGAATGATTTTCTAGCAATGCAGCTGGTGTGGCGTGTCCCGCCTTCGTTCCTACGGCGTGGCGTGTCCCGCCTTCGTTCCTACGGCGTGGCGTGCCCGCCTTCGTTCCTTGGGGCTTCGTTGCTCTACGCCCGCACGAGCCGGCGTGGCGTGTCCCGCTTGCGTGGTTCGCAGAATCCTCCTCATTTTTAGGGGCATTGCCCGAAAATGAGGAGGAACCAAAAAAGCCCTGCCGTGCATGACACGACAGGGCGGATGTCTAGGGTATTTTGTCTGAACAACAAAAAGGACTAATAGCTGATCTTGGCGCGGAGACCGGCGATCCACACGGTACTACGGTCAGTGTTGCCGGCCGGATTCATGACGACTTGAAAGCTGGGCTGGAGGGTGAGCCAAGGCGTCACCGCTGCCTTGTAGGTCAGCTCGGCGGTGTATTCCTCGGAGGACTTCGGCCCGCCGCTGTTTTCGGAGGCTTTCGAGTAATCATCGCTGATGAGGGCGGCAATCAGGCCGAGCCCGACTTCATCGTTGGGGCGGCTATTGAAGGGACCGACCGCGCGGAGGATGGCGGTGATTTCATTTTTGTAGAGGTTCCTGTCTTCGGGGGCATGGCCGATGGACAGCGATGCGTCCACATGGCGTGAGCCGTCACTGTTGAGATTGTAGAGCGTGCGACCCGCATTGAGGTAGACGAGATAGTTGTTGTCGGCATCGTCTTTCAGATAGCGGCCGAAAGAGCCGGTGTTGTAGTGGGCGCCGAGTTTGATAAAGCCCGGCTTTTCGGTGCCTTCTGCGGATGTGTAGCCGATTTCTGCCCCATAGGCGACCGGACCGTGCCAATCAAAATTGAGGCCGGTGCTGTCGTATTGAACCGGGTCGTAGTCACTGCTGTCGTAAACGCCGCCTTTCAGGTAGAGTCCACCGTTGGTCGGGCGGTAGGTGACCACTGCGCCAAGCTTTTGCGCCGGGTCCCAGGGGATACCTGCGCCAAAAATGATATTGGGCACGTAGGAAAGCTCATCGTTCATGAAGGTGCTGCCGTAGTCTTGGACGCCGAACTCGCCGACGCCGTCGATTTTACCGACCTTATAGCTCAGTGCTCCGTCGAGCAGGTCCTGACCGAAGTAGATGTTCGCCAGGCGTGTGTCCTGCGGTCCTTCCATGGAGCTCGGGTTGGTGAAGACGCCGAACACCGTGCGGTTATAGTTTTTACCATCCTGATGGACGCCACTGATTGAGATATAGCTGTTTTCCCAGCCCAGCATCTTTTCGAGGTCGAAGTCGGCGGAGAGCCGTTGCCGCCAAAAGTAACCGGTACCGTCTTCCGCCGCGCCGGAGAAGTCGTCGTAGACGTCAAAGATCGTGTGAGTACGTACGGTGATGCCTTGGTTTTCGAGTCCGGAACGGAGACCGCCCCAGTCGCCAAACAGGTAGGGAGATTCAGTAGTGGGTTGGGCGGACAGGGGGAGTGCAGAGAGTGCGAGTATCTGGAGGTATGTTTTCATGATTTTTTAGGGGAGGGGTCCCTGTAGATGGGGACGGTTTCGGGCGAAACACATATTACTCAAAATATGCTGGTATGTATGGAAACGTTGCCACAATATTTTTGTCAATATAAAATATGTCTTCTTCTAATTGGCAAAAGTAGAATCCGGAAATACTCTCTTTGGTCTAATAATTAGAGGATTTCTGGCTTTTTGATCTCGCGGATAGACCGTTGGTCTTTTTTTGTGGAAACGATGCCACATAATAGTCATTTACAGCTTGGTGCAAGGGGCGATTACGTGTGAATGGCACTACTTTAAGGACAAATTGAAGGGTTCCTATTGCAACAAAGCGTCGCTCGTAGTGGCTGCTTTAGCTGCCATATTCAGCATCCTAAGCCACCTCGGCTCGATGGCGACTGAAGTCGCCACTACGATAAGAAGCTTAAAGTAGTGCCATTCCGATTACGTGTCACCAGTCTCACTGCCTGTGATGGGCTGCGTTTGTCCTGTCCGCTTGAAGTCCTTATGGGGCATCATCGCTTAAGCCAGGGCTCCAATCAATCTAGGGGCATTGGGGACTAGTCGAATTGTGCCGGGGCATTCGAGTTTGGGCTACTCTAGCTTTGTGCGGGGGCGCGCAAGGTCACGCCCTGGATCCATGATCCCTCGACCAACATTCGGATTGGTGTCTCCGGGATTCCGCGCTCGCCGCGTTGCAGCATGCCGATTAGAAAATCGATCGCGGTTTGCCCGATGAGTTTCCCATTCTGGTCGATGCCGGAGCGGGTGGCCTCGTTTTCGCCCAGGCTCAGCCAGGCACAGCCAATGTCTTCAGGCACTTTGAGGCCCATCTTGGTGAGAAGTCCCATCGCCGGGTCGTCCGTGTCAGTCAGGATGACGTCCGGCTGGTTGGGCTCAAACCAGCGCAGAAGCACCTTGCTGTGACTGTTTTGATTGATGACTTGATACGGAATTTCACATATTCACTGAGCTTTCGTTGGTCGGCATTGAACGATACAAGCGTAAACTTTTTTCATAGGCGATCGAAGGCCTGTCTAGATCGTGCGGGCGGGACCATCGAGTTCGGCGACAAAGAGGCTACGGCGGCTATAGCGGCTCAGGGCCAGACGCCACCAGTTGTGCAGTTTGCTTTCAGTCATGGTCCAGATCCGGCGGTGCAATTGTCGCATGGATTTCGGATCGTTGAGCAGGCGGATTTTCTCATCGGTACTGAGCGCGGGGGCCCCTGAGTCGATCAGTTTCTGGCCCAGGGCTTCGAGGTTGGTGCGGGTCTCGGACGTCTGGTTTCGCCGGCGGGGTAGGAAGTCGAGGTGGAGGGCATTGATATATGGGTCAAGAATGGCTTGAATGAGGCCGAAATCATCGCGGAGTATCTCAATCGGTACGGGGTGCTCGACCCGCATGTCTGCGCATTGATCCAGGAGATCGATAATGTGTGTTTTGTGTATTTCCTCGGGAGTGACTAGGTAGCCATTGGACTTCAGCCAGAAGGAGGCATCGGTATGGCTGGAGAAGACGGAGAGCGGAATGGCCATCAGCCAGCCGAAGAGAATGGGACTCATCCAGAACATGAGGGACGGGTCGATCTTCCATGCGAGTACCGCCCAGAGCAGGCCGATCAGGCTGTGTCCGATGTGGGCCTGACAGGCGGCCATCCAGGTGGTGTGGGCCGCATTCCGGTTCTGCGCCCGCCAACTGACTTTGTTACCGGTCAGAATCGCGACGACAAAGGCACTGTGAAACAACATCAGGCTGGGGGCCAGCAATGTGAAGAAGAGGACTTCCATTAGTACGGAGGCCGCTGCCTTGAGCCCGCCTCCGAAACGCCTGCGAAAGTCCGGTTCCACCGCAAGGCGGAGGATCGCGAAGAGCTTAGGAAGAAAAATCATGCTGAGCGTGAGTGCGAGAATGACCAGCATATGATCCGTCAGCTTGTTGGGAGAGAAGGGCAGGAGCGCGGGGCGTATGAGAAGGGTGAGGCCGCTGCTTTCCCAGCTGTAGGCGGCCATTGTGCTGATCCCGAGGAACAGGAGCCAGAGCGGTGCCGCCAGATACGAGTAGATGCCGTTGAGCATGTGTACGCGGTTGAGGAAAGGAATGTGTCCGAACAAGGCGATCCATCCGTGCTGCAGGTTGCCCTGGCACCAGCGTCGGTCGCGTTGGGCGAAATCAAGGAGGGTGGGCGGTAGTTCCTCGAAGCTGTCGCCGATGTCGTAGGCGAGCCAGACCTCATAGCCGGCTTTCCGCATGAGGGCCGCTTCGACAAAGTCATGGCTCAGGACTCGCCCGCCCAATGGGCGTGGTCCGGGCAACTCCGGCAGGCTGCAATATTCGATGAATGGCTGGATACGGATGATGGCATTGTGGCCCCAGTAGTTGCCTTCGCTTTGCTGCCAGAAATTCAATCCGGCCGAACTGATCTCACCGTGAATGCGATTGGCGAATTGTTGGAAACGGGCGAAGAGTGTTTCTGCACCAAACAGAGAGGGGGCGGTTTGTATGATGCCGACTTCCGGGTTCATCTCCATGAGGTGTACCAGTTTGAGGATACACTGTGCCGACATGAGGCTGTCGGCGTCGAAGCAGATCATG from Coraliomargarita parva harbors:
- a CDS encoding type I restriction endonuclease subunit R; translation: MLFSFQRTDGEFVIGKRTAVETVVRDELINLWRFPFIYAEAARFIGDQEAILKAEKATARLLKNPRSERKELGPFVAGESNRKDLQLDEKNHVEEPLLEHLAKLDWTVLRLEMHSQTAAETGRRDFSQVVLEKRLTDAIVRINDWIEPDQVEEVVRRLCDFQSPSLIESNKQVLTWITEGIGVAENRKAGEPSPTVRIVDFSPNSTKNDWLAVSQLKVKIPGRDQHIIPDVVLFLNGLPIVVIECKSPKVEEPIAEAIDQLLRYSEQRGATGEGNAALFFYNQFVVATCREQAKFGTITTHTERHFYRWSDPWPFSLDEVAEQTAKEGSAGSPCDQARLTAGMCAHKNLLSLLQSFTLFTTDARGRTRKVVARYQQFRAVHKVLERMTNGETPAQRGGIVWHTQGSGKSLTMVFVVRELRRRNALLDWKVVFVTDRTQLEEQLSETSQSIGQTVVAAENISHLKELIRDPSSNCVMAMVQKFQERDLKAIFPVLNASPKILIMIDEAHRTQYGLLKANLERAMPNATNVAYTGTPIEKTERTFGAYIDYYTMRQAQEDGVTLEIVYEGRTHSASVSDAKAMDAKFQDVFSEYRLDERLQILGHGTRDAYLDAKTTIEAKARDMVRHFARQVFPGGYKAQVVANSRIAAVRYAEALREAIAEEVKSLAEDNPLQVNADELNAVEVALVITWGNNDEAEIKDAMRNVDIEKSVKRFKMPFEAEENSGGETLNGRIGIVVVTEMLVTGFDAPVEQVLYLDRVIKDHGLLQAIARVNRVYDEGKDCGFVVDYVGVGNNLRKALDAYAQKEQQEVIECLTPASELIGDLKQALDETLEILARNGLSDTTETEAFYDLFYDEDIRFEYLTAFRKLTHAFNKALPRAEALDYFHTYQRLGAVNELASQFLKDDRLSMKGVPKKLRAITDEFLESQGIEQKVAPISVFDPEFQKQAAQRNRSKTKAAEVEHAVRHHIEVNYDEDPELFASFAQELERILQEFAGNWDAIWKEMEKLRQKLMAKEQEETHGLDRKRGMRIFRIIKAELFGETPPDEEQIAKLVNLTQLVFQTVQTEVRQAGFWGAPAKQARLKGELQKILIGEDFVNFGPMWDKKATIISRIMEWARLNHKLVIRP
- a CDS encoding M48 family metallopeptidase; the protein is MTLKYEVVRSARKSIQITVERDRKVVVRAPKQASENSVLAAVESKRYWIWQKLRDPHKYPDPAPRKEYVTGETFLFLGQHYGLTLTHDASGEVKLCGKNFQMAVSDRTSGDTLFRNWYLAEARRRMGPRIASLATEMGVDFSRIWVRDLRYRWGSCTPRGTLSFNWRIIQAPMIVVDYLIVHELAHVLEPNHSQDFWNIVAVHVPSWQKARNWLKLHGAQLEW
- a CDS encoding LacI family DNA-binding transcriptional regulator is translated as MSRSIKDVARLAGCSISTVSRVLSGNGYISEESRRKVEAAAKQLNYRPNRVARSLRARRSTVIGLLVSDIRMPFFAEVSSSIERTAMANGYTVLICSTEEDERKEALYLELMQEEQVAGIVFSPTCWKNKSIDFSALPPVVCVDRKMADVKLDSVLVDNADSSKRLAECLVEGGYRRVAGIFGGSNSYTTSTRVEGFKAAFAGNPSLLAKVYQSAPTEEAGAKLVRQALEEDPEVDAFFCGNALIASGAYRELRLGGRRKPSEFGFVSFDDPSWASFVEPAVTVIRQPAALIGEAATDLLLKRIEDPERQVSEMILRGELIVRESALGPR
- a CDS encoding carbohydrate porin → MKTYLQILALSALPLSAQPTTESPYLFGDWGGLRSGLENQGITVRTHTIFDVYDDFSGAAEDGTGYFWRQRLSADFDLEKMLGWENSYISISGVHQDGKNYNRTVFGVFTNPSSMEGPQDTRLANIYFGQDLLDGALSYKVGKIDGVGEFGVQDYGSTFMNDELSYVPNIIFGAGIPWDPAQKLGAVVTYRPTNGGLYLKGGVYDSSDYDPVQYDSTGLNFDWHGPVAYGAEIGYTSAEGTEKPGFIKLGAHYNTGSFGRYLKDDADNNYLVYLNAGRTLYNLNSDGSRHVDASLSIGHAPEDRNLYKNEITAILRAVGPFNSRPNDEVGLGLIAALISDDYSKASENSGGPKSSEEYTAELTYKAAVTPWLTLQPSFQVVMNPAGNTDRSTVWIAGLRAKISY
- the mdoH gene encoding glucans biosynthesis glucosyltransferase MdoH gives rise to the protein MSAKPKTPSCHFRRILFFGTFSMLVLVSSLLFIDWLHRTGMTPAKWTLFALYFILTSGLAFGFSQSLFGFLVLLFRRDRIRISRQFKLSDETGGDELKSRVALLFPVYNEDPVRFYNGIEATYLALKESGRLEHFTFCILSDSTNPNRWIEEESLWQELTNKYNAHGQIIYRHRISNLNQKSGNISDFCRRWGSHFDYMICFDADSLMSAQCILKLVHLMEMNPEVGIIQTAPSLFGAETLFARFQQFANRIHGEISSAGLNFWQQSEGNYWGHNAIIRIQPFIEYCSLPELPGPRPLGGRVLSHDFVEAALMRKAGYEVWLAYDIGDSFEELPPTLLDFAQRDRRWCQGNLQHGWIALFGHIPFLNRVHMLNGIYSYLAAPLWLLFLGISTMAAYSWESSGLTLLIRPALLPFSPNKLTDHMLVILALTLSMIFLPKLFAILRLAVEPDFRRRFGGGLKAAASVLMEVLFFTLLAPSLMLFHSAFVVAILTGNKVSWRAQNRNAAHTTWMAACQAHIGHSLIGLLWAVLAWKIDPSLMFWMSPILFGWLMAIPLSVFSSHTDASFWLKSNGYLVTPEEIHKTHIIDLLDQCADMRVEHPVPIEILRDDFGLIQAILDPYINALHLDFLPRRRNQTSETRTNLEALGQKLIDSGAPALSTDEKIRLLNDPKSMRQLHRRIWTMTESKLHNWWRLALSRYSRRSLFVAELDGPARTI